One genomic window of Ziziphus jujuba cultivar Dongzao chromosome 4, ASM3175591v1 includes the following:
- the LOC107417058 gene encoding uncharacterized protein LOC107417058, with protein sequence MQFLQLFFKTQHSASFKSVLIITSSACMLCFLVSMFFLHSPKLVHTYTSMQDHFYEPTSLHHIVFGIASDKNSWPKRKDYVRLWWKPTQMRGCVFLEQSLPPEQQNEDKDTSLPPVCISEDTSRFRYTYKWGYRSAIRIARVVSETVQLNHSNVRWYVFGEDDTVFFSENLVKTLSKYDHELWYYIGTNSEIYEQNRVFGFDMAFWGAGFAISSSLAKVLAKFFDSCMERYPHLYGSDSRIFSCLTELGVGLTHEPGFHQIDLRGDMFGLLTSHPVTPLVSLHQFDDIDPIFPNMTTAKALQHLFEAAELDSQRILQQTVCYDRWYSWTISISWGYAVQIFGNHVFLPDVLRVPVTFQQRKKEVTLAGVYSFNTRELHPDPCRRPAIFFFRTVSSGRDGIETVYEKSFDNCSYDASSLKKLKEIRVLSHKLELDLKQLRAPRRHCCEVLPSSAGQVMDIAIRECKEEELIHMH encoded by the exons atgcagttTTTACAATTATTCTTCAAGACCCAGCATTCTGCTAGTTTCAAAAGCGTCCTTATAATCACATCCTCTGCTTGTATGCTCTGTTTTCTGGTTTCAATGTTTTTTCTACATTCTCCAAAGCTTGTTCATACATATACTTCGATGCAAGATCATTTTTACGAACCAACGTCCCTGCATCATATTGTATTTGGAATTGCTTCCGACAAGAATTCATGGCCAAAGAGGAAAGATTACGTCAGGCTCTGGTGGAAACCAACCCAGATGAGAGGCTGCGTATTCCTTGAACAGAGCCTCCCACCAGAACAACAAAATGAAGATAAAGATACTTCTCTTCCTCCTGTATGCATATCGGAAGACACTTCCCGCTTCCGTTATACATACAAGTGGGGTTACCGGTCGGCAATCCGGATTGCACGTGTTGTTTCCGAGACAGTGCAGCTCAATCATTCCAATGTAAGATGGTATGTGTTTGGGGAAGACGACACGGTTTTCTTCTCAGAGAATCTGGTAAAGACTCTTTCCAAGTATGATCATGAACTCTGGTACTACATTGGGACAAATTCAGAGATCTATGAACAGAATAGAGTATTCGGGTTCGATATGGCTTTTTGGGGGGCAGGTTTTGCTATAAGTTCCTCTCTCGCtaaagttttggccaaattttttgATTCTTGCATGGAGAGATACCCACATCTCTATGGAAGTGATTCAAGGATTTTTTCTTGCTTGACTGAGCTCGGTGTGGGATTGACCCATGAGCCCGGTTTCCATCAG ATCGATCTTCGTGGTGATATGTTTGGTCTATTGACATCACATCCAGTAACACCATTGGTATCTCTGCATCAATTCGATGACATAGATCCTATATTCCCCAACATGACCACTGCTAAAGCTCTGCAGCATTTGTTCGAAGCTGCGGAGTTAGATTCTCAGAGGATTTTGCAACAAACAGTCTGCTACGACAGATGGTATTCATGGACTATTTCAATATCATGGGGTTATGCTGTTCAGATTTTCGGAAACCATGTGTTTCTGCCTGACGTCCTTCGTGTACCGGTGACATTCcagcagaggaagaaggaagTCACTTTAGCTGGAGTTTATAGTTTTAACACCAGAGAACTCCACCCTGATCCATGTCGACGACCCGCCATTTTCTTCTTCCGCACTGTATCTTCCGGCAGGGATGGAATCGAGACGGTTTACGAGAAATCTTTCGACAATTGTAGTTACGACGCCTCTTCACTGAAGAAGCTAAAGGAGATCAGAGTGTTGTCACATAAGCTAGAACTTGATCTGAAGCAG TTGCGGGCTCCAAGAAGGCATTGTTGTGAGGTATTACCCTCATCTGCTGGACAAGTAATGGACATTGCAATTAGAGAATGCAAGGAAGAGGAACTAATACACATGCACTAA
- the LOC107417056 gene encoding uncharacterized protein LOC107417056 gives MKFVRLFFKAQHSSRLKNLLIISSSMCMLYFLVSTFNLQYSPSKLVHTHGSSREDHVHESISLQHIVFGIASNKKSWPKRKDYVRLWWKQPYMRGCVFLEQSLPPPEQQIADNDTSLPPLCISGNTSDFRYTYRGRGGLRSAIRVARVVSETVQLNHTNVRWYVFGDDDTVFFPENLVKTLSKYDHELWYYIGTNSEIYEQNRVFGFGMAFGGAGFAISSPLAKVLARIFDSCIERYPHLYGSDSRISSCLAELGVGLTHEPGFHQIDLHGDMFGLLASHPVTPLVSLHHFDHINPIFPNMSTAKALQHLFEAAEVDSQRILQQTICYDRWYSWTISVSWGYAVQIFGNHVLLPDILGVPETFQPWKKGVLLSGVYTFNTRKPHTDPCQRPAIFFFSNVTSGRDGIVTVYKKSFDNCTYDAASPKKLKEVRVLSQRLELDLNQLRAPRRHCCEVLPSSTGQVMDIAIRECKEEELIHMQH, from the exons atgaagtttGTTAGATTATTCTTCAAAGCCCAGCATTCTTCTCGTTTGAAAAACCTCCTTATAATTTCATCTTCTATGTGTATGCTGTATTTTCTTGTTTCAACCTTCAATTTACAATATTCTCCATCCAAGCTTGTACATACACATGGTTCCTCCAGGGAAGATCATGTTCATGAATCAATTTCCTTGCAGCATATTGTGTTTGGAATTGCTTCCAACAAGAAATCATGGCCAAAGAGGAAAGATTATGTTAGGCTCTGGTGGAAACAACCCTATATGAGAGGTTGCGTGTTCCTTGAACAAAGCCTCCCTCCACCAGAACAACAAATTGCAGACAACGATACTTCTCTTCCTCCTCTATGCATATCCGGAAACACTTCTGATTTCCGGTATACTTACCGGGGAAGGGGAGGTCTGCGGTCGGCGATTCGGGTTGCACGTGTTGTTTCCGAGACAGTGCAGCTCAATCACACAAACGTAAGGTGGTATGTGTTTGGGGACGATGACACGGTTTTCTTCCCTGAGAATTTGGTAAAGACTCTTTCCAAGTATGATCACGAACTCTGGTACTACATTGGGACAAACTCAGAGATCTATGAACAGAACAGAGTATTCGGATTTGGAATGGCTTTTGGCGGGGCAGGTTTTGCTATAAGTTCACCTTTAGCTAAAGTTTTGGCCAGAATTTTTGATTCTTGCATAGAGAGATACCCACATCTCTATGGAAGTGATTCGAGGATTTCTTCTTGCTTGGCTGAGCTTGGTGTGGGATTGACCCATGAACCCGGTTTTCATCAG ATTGATCTTCATGGTGATATGTTTGGTCTACTGGCTTCACATCCAGTAACACCATTGGTATCGCTGCATCACTTTGATCATATAAATCCTATCTTCCCCAACATGTCAACCGCTAAAGCTCTGCAGCACTTGTTCGAAGCTGCAGAGGTCGATTCTCAGAGGATTCTGCAGCAAACGATTTGCTACGACAGATGGTATTCATGGACGATTTCTGTGTCGTGGGGCTATGCTGTTCAGATTTTCGGAAACCATGTGCTTCTGCCAGATATCCTAGGCGTGCCTGAGACATTCCAGCCCTGGAAGAAGGGTGTACTTTTGTCCGGAGTTTATACTTTCAACACCAGAAAACCCCACACTGATCCATGTCAACGACCCgccattttcttcttcagcaATGTAACCTCGGGAAGAGATGGAATCGTGACAGTTTACAAGAAATCTTTTGACAATTGTACTTATGATGCTGCTTCACCCAAGAAGCTAAAGGAGGTCAGAGTATTGTCACAGAGGCTAGAACTTGATCTCAACCAG TTGCGGGCTCCAAGAAGGCATTGCTGTGAAGTATTACCTTCATCTACAGGACAAGTGATGGACATTGCAATTAGAGAATGCAAGGAAGAGGAACTAATACACATGCAACATTAA
- the LOC132803571 gene encoding cysteine-rich repeat secretory protein 41-like, whose protein sequence is MSYFSNEIHPNGWFSLGSKGHDMPKTHALALCGINVSAIDCKSSQNVSKPSLFDPKKTKLLRNVSHKTSHAQKMYGIGILQLNKSRELYGSAQCPRDLSSFDYRKCLFGTITVLERYAKGSRGARVYTESCSIRYELYNFFSQHELYNFIHKCNKEWGEIEEPHGTSLAQA, encoded by the exons ATGAGCTACTTTTCCAATGAAATTCATCCAAATGGGTGGTTCAGTCTTGGTTCAAAAGGTCATGATATGCCAAAAACACATGCTCTTGCTCTATGTGGTATTAATGTCTCAGCCATAGATTGCAAAAG CAGTCAAAATGTGAGCAAACCATCATTATTTGATCCCAAAAAGACAAAGCTGTTGAGAAATGTATCCCATAAGACCAGTCATGCACAAAAAATGTATGGTATAGGAATTTTACAGCTGAATAAATCAAGAGAGCTTTATGGATCGGCTCAGTGTCCTAGAGACCTTTCTAGCTTTGATTACAGGAAGTGCCTATTTGGTACAATTACAGTGCTTGAAAGATATGCTAAAGGAAGCCGAGGAGCTAGGGTTTATACTGAGAGTTGCAGCATAAGATATGAGCTCTACAACTTTTTTAGTCAACATGAGCTCTACAACTTTATCCATAAG TGCAACAAAGAGTGGGGAGAAATAGAGGAGCCGCATGGTACAAGTTTGGCACAGGCAtag
- the LOC132803572 gene encoding cysteine-rich repeat secretory protein 38-like: protein MAPYKRNLRELLSHFYHEIDPMRFVLVSKGHGDNQIHGLAMCNVGISAGDCSIRIANATENICQRCPYGKIGLSCHDDCLLRYSNSNFFGKVENKTATLDNWRSVHRPSSFNMKRLDLLRNIPLKHSKHQRCMPQKS from the coding sequence ATGGCCCCTTACAAACGAAATTTGAGAGAGCTCCTGAGCCATTTCTACCATGAAATTGATCCAATGCGATTTGTTCTTGTTTCAAAAGGTCATGGTGATAACCAAATACATGGGCTTGCAATGTGCAACGTAGGCATCTCAGCCGGCGACTGCTCAATTCGCATCGCCAACGCAACCGAAAACATCTGCCAGAGGTGTCCTTATGGTAAAATCGGACTTTCATGTCACGATGATTGTCTCTTGAGGTACTCAAACAGCAACTTCTTTGGTAAAGTTGAGAACAAAACTGCAACATTGGATAATTGGCGAAGTGTCCATAGGCCTTCGTCATTTAATATGAAGAGATTAGATCTTTTGAGAAACATTCCATTGAAGCATAGCAAACATCAAAGATGTATGCCACAGAAGAGTTAG
- the LOC107417051 gene encoding cysteine-rich receptor-like protein kinase 10: MQALSFFAVCVLLLSCILLSFCLTEARRYLYSDCNPSANYTSGSVYEQNLNLTLTSLVSSASQNEFYSSISVGQNPDTVYGLFQCFGNFSAEVCQNCSNTAAKDIRQRCPNQQEASIAYERCVIQYSNRRFFSTAYSTPRYAFCNVNNATDPIVFDSQLRKLLNNLSVDAESIPSRLAYGSNNYTDYNINGLVQCTRSLAEGSCLTCLGELISYLGVCRNVKVGAQLYSLSCYLRYETYSFFELPPLQLSPPPLLEPNLTTPGSTNTTNPTGKKNNTKTIVIVVITVTAALLVIPLICTYLVRRNARRKRAVSIVHEDGFAHEDDNTGMQSLVIGLGTIKAATGNFSNEYKLGEGGFGPVYKGILNDGREIAVKRLSSTSVQGVEELKTEVILVAKLLHRNLVRLLGFCLEESEKLLVYEYLPNGSLDKILFANDADEAKQHFLEWERRYNIIVGIARGLIYLHEDSQLRVIHRDLKASNILLDGNMNPKISDFGLAKLFCGSQTQGNTNKISGTFGYMAPEYIKNGNFSTKSDVYSFGVLVLEIITGRKNSSFRNFTNLQSHAWEHWSKGTALELMDPTMGDEWPKHEALKCIHIGLLCVQGAAADRPKMPEVVMMLNGYTISSSMPSRPAFFISKESDDSFICKGDCGRDIGSYQSTPAESSKSVNGVTITELHPRD; this comes from the exons ATGCAAGCTCTTTCATTCTTTGCTGTTTGTGTACTCTTACTTTCATGTATTCTTCTATCTTTCTGTCTCACGGAAGCCCGAAGATATCTGTATTCTGATTGTAACCCTTCAGCCAATTACACTTCAGGAAGTGTCTATGAGCAAAATCTGAACCTTACCCTCACTTCCCTTGTTTCCAGTGCTTCCCAAAATGAGTTTTACTCCAGCATCAGTGTGGGTCAGAACCCTGACACTGTTTACGGCCTTTTCCAATGCTTTGGCAACTTCTCTGCAGAAGTTTGCCAAAACTGTTCAAATACAGCTGCTAAAGACATCAGACAACGCTGTCCCAACCAACAAGAGGCTTCCATAGCCTACGAGCGTTGTGTGATACAGTATTCCAACAGGAGGTTCTTTTCTACTGCCTACAGTACTCCAAGATATGCTTTCTGTAATGTAAACAATGCAACTGACCCGATTGTTTTTGATAGCCAGCTGAGGAAATTGCTTAATAATCTTTCAGTAGATGCTGAATCAATTCCTTCTAGACTTGCTTATGGAAGCAACAATTACACAGACTATAATATAAACGGTTTGGTCCAGTGTACCAGAAGTTTAGCTGAAGGGAGCTGCTTGACTTGCCTGGGAGAGCTTATCAGTTACTTAGGTGTGTGCCGTAATGTAAAAGTAGGGGCTCAGCTATATTCTCTGAGTTGCTATCTTCGATATGAAACATATTCGTTCTTTGAGTTACCTCCATTACAACTTTCACCTCCTCCATTGCTCGAGCCAAACTTGACTACCCCCGGAAGTACTAATACAACCAATCCCACTG GGAAgaagaataatacaaaaacaattGTTATTGTGGTGATCACAGTAACAGCAGCCCTATTAGTGATACCCTTAATCTGTACTTACTTAGTGAGGAGAAATGCCCGGAGAAAAAGAGCTG TGAGTATTGTTCATGAAGACGGTTTTGCTCATGAAGATGACAATACTGGTATGCAGTCACTTGTAATTGGACTAGGAACAATTAAAGCTGCAACAGGAAATTTCTCCAATGAATACAAACTTGGAGAAGGGGGTTTTGGTCCAGTTTACAAG GGAATACTAAATGATGGACGAGAAATAGCCGTGAAAAGGCTGTCAAGTACCTCAGTACAAGGTGTAGAGGAACTAAAAACAGAAGTAATACTGGTTGCTAAGTTGCTGCATAGAAATCTTGTAAGGTTACTAGGATTCTGCTTGGAAGAAAGTGAGAAGCTACTTGTCTATGAATACCTACCTAATGGGAGCTTggacaaaattttatttg caaatgatGCAGATGAGGCAAAACAACATTTCCTGGAATGGGAAAGACGGTACAATATCATAGTGGGTATTGCTAGAGGGCTAATTTATCTGCATGAAGATTCTCAGCTCAGGGTAATTCATAGGGATCTGAAAGCCAGCAACATCCTCTTAGATGGAAACATGAATCCCAAAATCTCGGATTTCGGTCTAGCAAAACTATTCTGTGGAAGCCAGACTCAAGGCAATACAAATAAGATTTCTGGTACATT TGGATATATGGCACCTGAGTATATTAAAAATGGCAACTTTTCAACAAAATCCGATGTCTATAGCTTTGGAGTTCTAGTTTTGGAAATCATTACAGGTAGAAAAAACTCCAGTTTTCGAAACTTCACAAATCTTCAAAGCCAT GCATGGGAACATTGGAGCAAAGGAACAGCTTTGGAATTAATGGACCCAACAATGGGGGATGAGTGGCCTAAACATGAGGCTTTGAAGTGCATCCACATAGGTTTGCTATGTGTTCAGGGAGCTGCTGCTGATAGGCCCAAAATGCCAGAGGTTGTTATGATGCTTAATGGCTACACTATATCCTCCTCCATGCCTTCAAGGCCAGCGTTTTTTATTTCCAAGGAAAGTGATGATTCATTTATATGCAAAGGAGATTGTGGTAGAGATATTGGATCTTATCAGTCTACTCCAGCAGAATCAAGTAAATCTGTTAATGGGGTTACAATTACTGAATTACATCCTCGAGATTGA
- the LOC132803573 gene encoding flavanone 7-O-glucoside 2''-O-beta-L-rhamnosyltransferase-like encodes MDNPNDDLTTYKEKLKDVDVQEWKKAMDCGMESMDSNSVWSLVEVPKGQMDVKTTFVNGKLEEDIYMQQSKGFIAKGQEHMVCKLYRLICELKQASRSWNSRFDETIEMFGFEKSPDELCVYKEIQGSVIVFLILYVDDILLIGNNVKVLSVAKYSLETSKMGFLPFKRGMHLSKKQSTKTPEEKEFINLDFQRDIDFSKSMLSYVFSLNGGAISWRSIKQTSVADSTTEAKYVAASETAKKAVWFKKFFMDLQIIPVGHLVSDPADHDEEGICIIDWLDKKEKSSTVYAHGLELSNVNFIRVIRFPEGKKMELKDALPEGFLERVNEKGMVIENWAPQVKILDHSSIGGLVSQCGWSSIMESLRFGVPIIAMPMQHDQPWNA; translated from the exons ATGGATAATCCAAATGATGACCTTACCACTTACAAGGAAAAACTAAAGGATGTTGATGTACAAGAATGGAAAAAGGCTATGGACTGTGGGATGGAATCTATGGATTCCAACTCAGTCTGGTCTCTTGTAGAAGTACCTAAAGGG CAAATGGATGTCAAGACAACTTTCGTAAATGGTAAATTAGAAGAGGACATCTATATGCAGCAATCAAAAGGGTTTATAGCGAAAGGCCAAGAACACATGGTATGCAAGTTGTATAGGTTAATTTGTGAACTTAAGCAAGCATCTAGGTCATGGAATAGTAGGTTTGATGAAACCATAGAAATGTTTGGTTTTGAGAAAAGCCCTGATGAACTATGTGTGTACAAAGAAATTCAGGGTTCAGTAATAGTTTTTCTAAttctttatgtagatgatatcCTTCTAATCGGAAACAATGTGAAGGTGTTATCAG TGGCTAAGTACAGCTTGGAAACTTCTAAGATGGGATTTTTACCCTTTAAACGTGGAATGCATCTTTCTAAAAAGCAATCAACAAAAACTCCTGAGGAGAAAGAATTCATAA ACTTAGATTTCCAAAGGGATATTGACTTTAGTAAATCAATGTTAAGCTATGTGTTTAGCTTAAATGGAGGTGCCATTAGTTGGAGAAGCATTAAACAGACTTCTGTTGCTGACTCCACCACTGAAGCTAAATATGTGGCTGCATCTGAAACTGCAAAGAAAGCTGTGTGGTTTAAGAAATTCTTTATGGACCTTCAG ATTATCCCAGTCGGTCATCTTGTTTCAGATCCTGCTGATCACGACGAGGAGGGCATTTGTATCATCGATTGGCTTGACAAGAAAGAAAAGTCTTCAACCGT ATATGCACATGGTCTAGAGCTTAGCAATGTGAATTTCATACGGGTTATAAGGTTTCCGGAGGGAAAGAAGATGGAGCTCAAAGATGCTCTACCAGAAGGCTTTCTAGAAAGGGTGAATGAAAAGGGAATGGTTATTGAGAATTGGGCTCCCCAAGTAAAGATTCTGGACCATTCAAGTATTGGTGGGCTTGTGAGTCAATGTGGATGGAGTTCAATCATGGAGAGCTTGAGATTTGGTGTCCCAATTATAGCCATGCCTATGCAACATGATCAGCCATGGAATGCTTAA